The Gracilimonas sediminicola sequence CATCATTTTTGAATCAGACGGCAAATCCATTCAACGCATCCACTGGTGACTGTGATCGGTGAGATAAATAGCCCCGTCCTTTAGGGCGGGTTGAAAAAGGAGCGAACAAAAAAGCTTCGCCCCACAAGCAGAAATGAAAATTTTCTGGTATCCGAAGCTTTGGCTAAGTAGCCGACTAACGTGTATGTGCCCAACCCTGCGAAAACCATATCTTCCGCATACTCTTATGATGCTTGGGTTTTGTGTTACTCTCAATGCCCCCGCCCTAAAGGACGGGGCTATTTATTCATAATCATCACATCCATCACAGTAAACTGTGCCTTTTTCCTAAAAAACCGGTATCCTTCAGGGCTAAACTGTATTCAAAAATCACCGTACCAAAAAAATCTTAATGGCAGAAAAGGAACGACTTAGCTTTGAAGAGGCTTTAAAGAAATTGGAATCGATAGTGGAACAACTTGAGGACGAAGAGATTACACTGGAAGATTCCGTTAAGCTGTATGAAGAAGGCGTTCAACTATCTAAGTTTTGTACTGAAATCTTAGAACAAGCTGAACTTCGTATAGAACAAGTAAACGAAGCGAATACGCAGTAAATTTTTATAAACCTATGGAACAGAAACAGCCAAAACCGGGAAAGTTACTCGCTCAGATTAATTCCCCTTCCGATTTAAAAAAGCTTGAGGCCGATCAGCTTCAGGAAGTTTGCGATGAACTTCGCCAGTACATCATTGACATAGTTTCTGTTCATGGTGGTCATTTTGGTGCCAGCCTTGGGGTAGTGGAACTAACTACCGCACTTCACTATGTGTATGACACTCCTAAAGACCTGCTGGTTTGGGATGTTGGGCATCAGGCCTATGGGCACAAAATACTAACCGGCCGAAGAGAACAGTTTCATACTAATCGCGTTTATGGCGGACTATCTGGATTTCCAAAAAGATCTGAAAGCGAATATGACACTTTTGGTGTAGGTCATTCCAGTACCTCAATTTCTGCTGCTTTGGGCATGGCAGTTGCCCGCGATTTAGACCAATCTGACAAAAAAGTTGTAGCCGTAATCGGGGATGGTGCCATGACAGCCGGCCTCGCTTTTGAAGCCATGAATAACGCCGGCGCAATGAACAGCGATATTCTGGTGATCCTCAACGACAATAACATGTCGATTGACCCGAATGTTGGTGCCCTGAAAGAATATTTGGCTGACATCACCACCAGTAAGACCTTTAATAAAATGAGGGACGAAGTGTACGACATGCTCGGGCACTTTAAATCTGCCGGCGAGAAGATGCGCAAGGTAGCCTCTCGCCTGGAAAAAGCCATGACGGCTGCCCTTACCCCGGGTTCCCTCTTTCGCTCCTTAGGATTTAAATATTACGGCCCGGTGGACGGACATGACGTTGACGGGCTCCGCAGAATACTGGAAGACCTCAAAGACGTGAAGGGACCAAAATTGCTTCACGCCGTTACTGTTAAAGGCAAAGGATTTGCACCGGCTGAGAGGGAGCAAACCAAGTGGCATGCCTCCAGCAGTCCTTTTGATAAAATTACCGGTAAGTCACTTTCCGCTCCATCTAAGCCAAACCCGATTCCAAAATATCAGGATGTGTTTGGGGATGCTTTGGTTGAGCTGGCCGAAAAAGACGAACGTATTGTAAGTATGACTCCGGCCATGCCCAGCGGTTCAAGCTTATGGCCAATGATGAATACCTTCCCCGAGCGGGCTTTTGATGTTGGTATCGCTGAACAGCATGCCGTTACCTTTGCAGCCGGATTAGCTGCCGAAGGGAAGAAAGCCTTTTGTGCTATCTACTCATCTTTCTTGCAACGCGGTTATGACCAGCTGGTTCACGATGTAGCCATCCAAAACTTACCGGTTGTATTTTGTATTGACCGCGCCGGACTTGTTGGAGCCGATGGTCCTACACACCACGGAGCTTATGACACCGCCTACATGCGGGCAATCCCCAATATGATTATTTCTTCTCCGCTGAACGAGCAGGATTTACGGGACATGATGTACACAGCCTCCAAGTATGATGATGCCGCCTGGGCTATCCGTTATCCTCGTGGAAGAGCGACCGGAATGGATGTTAGGGAGAACTTTGAAATGATGGACATCGGTAAAGGGGTAGAACTCAGAGAAGGTGAAGACATTGCGATCCTCAGCTTTGGTCCGATTGGAAAATATGTGTTTGAAGCCGCCGATCAACTTTCTAAAGAAGGGATTGAGATCGGGCATTATGACATGCGCTTCGCCAAGCCCCTCGATACGGAATTAATCGATCAGGTTTGTGACAACTACAGCCACATCATCACGCTGGAAGATGGTTCTAAGATGGGTGGATTCGGAAGTGCTGTTGCTGAGTACATCGCTGAGAAAGAAGAAAGGCCCACTCTTAAAATAATGGGCATTCCTGATCGTATAGTAGAGCACGGCACCCAGGAAGAACTTCATGATGAAATCGGAATTGGCGTTGCCGGTATTATTGAGAATGTTAAGCAAAAAGCAAAGGTAAAGGTTTAGTTTTGAGATACACATCCCTACTACTGTTAGTCATTTCATCCTTAACTCTGACGGGCTGTTTTTTTAATAATGACAGCACGCCGGTATACCGGGAAGCAGAAGGTGTAGTGTTGGAGAATGGTGAAGCCGTTGCCAATGCTGACATTCATATCCGTAATAAATTTGATCCGGGCGGCTTTTCACAACAGCCTGCAGCTCCCAATTACATGATTAATTTCAGTGTACAGGTCGAAGCTTTGTATTCTCTTTCGTTATTCCGTCATGGGTCCGATAGTGTTTACAATACATTTTTTGAAGACACACTGGCTGCCGGTGAGCATGCGATTCAGGTACCAGACTCTTTACTGACTAACGGAATTCTCGGCTATGAAGTCAGGTCTAATCAGGATTTGCTGACTACAAGCCTCTTTTTGGTGAATAAGCCAGACAGCGCGCTCCCCGGTTCTTTGCCTTTTACACAAACCAATGCCAGCGGCGAGTTCACGCTAAACCCCGAATATCTTGCATTGGGCAAGTCGTTTACATCACAGACGGGAAGCTTCGAAATCACCGACAGCCTGAAAATTTATGTTGTGCAAGACAGCTCTATTCAGGTTATATCCGGAGTGAAGTATAAGCCCGACCAGGATAATTTCTTTGAGATTATTGTTGATTAACCTGATTTTTGGGGCATGAAGTTTACCCTTTCTGATTTCGACTACAATCTTCCTGAAGAACTCATCGCCCAGTCACCGGCTCAGCCCAGAGACCATGCCCGCTTGCTGGTTTATAACCGGGCCGACAAAACCATCACCGATGACCATTTCTACAATATCGGGGATTACCTGCCAGATGATACCACCATGGTGGTTAATAACAGCAAAGTTGAGAAATGCCGGCTGCTATTTGATGACGGAAAGAAGGAGCTTTTTGTAACCTCTGTAAGTAACAATAACACCATTGAAGCAATGGTACGGCCCGGTAAGAAATTTAAGCAGGGCAAAGAACTTCAATTGGCTGAAGGCATCTCTGCGAAAGTAATCAATATTGCCGAAGACGGGTTACGAACCCTGGTGCTGTCTTGTGATATAGACAACCCAAAGCTGGAACCTTATAAACACACGCCCTTTCCTCCTTACATCGAGCAGGATGAATCTCTTTCCGAGGAGTATCAAACCGTTTATGCAAAGGATTTGGGAAGTAAGGCAGCCCCTACGGCCGGACTTCATTTCACTGATGAACTGCTTGCCAAACTGAAAGATGTCGGGATTAAGAAAACGGAAGTCACCCTGCATGTGGGACTGGGCACCTTCGCCCCGGTAAAAACGGAAAACCTGGACGAACACAACATGCACAGCGAGTGGTTTCAGCTAACCGAGTCAACCTGTGAAGAGCTGAATGCAGCCCGTCATATAACCGCGGTTGGGACCACCAGCATCCGCGTACTGGAGACTGCCTCCAACTCCGAACGAGAATTCACCCCTGAAAGCAGGGAAACTGATATTTTTATCACTCCGGGCTACTCCTTTAAAGCGGTGGATGCTTTGATCACCAATTTTCACCTTCCCAAAAGCACCCTCCTGATGCTGGTCGCTGCTTTTATGGGATTCGATGAAATGAAACGGGTTTACGAACACGCCATCAGCGAGGAATACAGCTTCTATTCCTTCGGCGATGCCATGCTGATTCTTTAATAAATTCAGACTTGTTTTTTGCTGTTTCTGAACCCTACTCTTCTTATATTTGATGCCCTTTTGAAAATATCACTCGATGTTCACCCTTCGGTGTTCCTTGTTCGATATTCAAATGCGCCCGTAGCTCAACCGGATAGAGCGTCTGACTTCGGATCAGAAGGCTGAGGGTTCGAATCCTTCCGGGCGTACTTAAATAAAAAAGCGACTTATAGCCTCAATTTAATCAGTTATAAGTCGCTTTTTTGTTTAATGCTGTTCATGTAAATTCTGGTTAGACTTTATTAACCCACTAAGACTCACCAAAATCATCTTCCCAAGAATCCAATAGGTCCGGATCACCTATTTCATCTCTATCAAATTCCGTTGTATTATGAGACTTATTTCCATAAGTAATATTGAAATAATGCTCATTTTCACGGCTAGCTTTCTTTGCTCGCTCTAAATCCAATTCTCTTTGCATGGAAATGATGTTTATAAAATGAGACTTAAGTTGTTTTGGCTTGGTATATTTGTTGGGCTTAATAAGTACATTGAGTACTTGAATAATTAGAACTACCTGGTTTTCCGAAAACCCAGCAAACCTCAATTCATGCTCTACATTTTCAATTCCACATTCTAAAAAGTTAGAAGAAAGATTTTTAAAACTTACTTCTTGCCAATTCCCATTTATTTTTCTTTTCACAAAAATATCAGGAAAAGTATCTGCGTTTGCTAACTCCAGGTTGGAGTTAATCTTCACGCCCTTACCAATTTCATTAAATCCTTTTTCATCAAGCTTGTCTCTGTCTGCTTGATCAAAAATGTTTCTGCTTTTTTTCCAGTAAATAAAACCATCTTTGTCAATTACTGGTATTAATCCGAAATAGCTAAATGCTTTCAATGCCTCACTATATCCTCTATCAATAAATTCGAGTATCACATTTTGTTGGTTATATGTAAACCCACTAAAATATATTCTATCAAATTTTTCTTTATTAAATCTCTCTTTGTCAATCGGTTCTAGTTTAATTGAATTTGTAGAACCAAAAACTATTACAGCTCTAATATCAATATCATTTTCGACAAAGGTTGGGGTAACTTTTGAGATTAATCCCATAGTCATTCTTTTGTTGTATTCAACTCAGTTATACCAATAGTTCAATAATTAAAGAGGATTCAGCATTTATATTCTATAGATATGCTAATACCAAGTGACCATTTAGTTTAAATAAAGCATGATCAATATTGGAAAACAAGTTTACACTTATTTAACCTCGTTCCTAACCACTCGGTTCGGAATGTCTTTTTGGACCTCCCGGTCCAAATTCTATCAGACACAACCGTCACTTCAGTAGGTGAAAAGCCCGTCAAACAAATCATTCATTACCTTCTACAATTTTCCCACTCCTATTATTAAAGGTTTCTAATATTATTATATTACTTAAAGTGTAATAACCCTCTTTAGGTTTTATAAAAGCTTTAACACCCTAATCCACATCAACTTTGTGTGATTAATTAACCCTGTAAATAATGGGAAGTAACTTTACGGAACTTGAGCGTTCAGAGAATTCAACGTTGAATCTCGCGATGAAATTAATTCACGAGATCACCCGGCTCAATGATAATGAGCTCTCAGTTTCTGAACTGATTCGCAACGCTTCTCATCTTATATCTAAATTCTGGCCTGAACAGGCAGGCGTTTTAGTTAGCCTAAGTTTTGATGACATTTCTCATCATTCAGGGCATGAATCCTCAAATACTGAATTCTATACATCCGGTTATGAAGCAGGCGGGCTTCCTGTTGAGATTTCAGTTTCTGCGGAGAGCGACCGTCACTTCAGTGAAGATGATACTTATTTCATTGAAACTGCTTGCATGCTTGTGGCATCAAAAATAGAACGTATTCTATCGAAACAGAGAATACAGGAAGAGCAGGAGCTCATTGATAAGGCTTACCAACTCGCTCACATTGGTACCTGGGAATATGATATGATTAACCATGAGCTACACTGGTCCGATATCACCAAACAAGTTCATGGTTTTGAAGCGGATTACAACCCCGATGTAGAAAGTACGATTCAATTGTTTAAGGAAGGTTACCATCGCGAAACCTTTGCCAAAGCCGCCTATGACGCTATTGAACATGAGATCCCATTTGATGTTGAATTAAAAATTATAAGCGGCAAAGGTGATGAACGATGGATAAGAGCTACCGGTGAGCCTGAATACGCTGACGGACAGTGTATCAGGTTTTATGGTATCAGCCAGAATGTAACGGAGCGCAGAAAGGCCGAGGAAGATCTTGAACTTAATGAGAGAAGGTTCAAAGCTTTAGTACAAAACGGGATGGATATGATTGCCATCCTTGATGAAGAAGGTAACTATACGTACGCCAGTCCGGCATCAAAGAACGTACTTAATCTTCCTCCGGAATACTTCATGGATAAAAATGCATTCGACCTTATCCATCAAGATGATAAAGACAGACTCTACACATTATTTACTTCTCTATCTAACAACGAAACAGTTCAGATTAACCCTTTTCGTTTTTTGAATAATGAGAAACAATGGAGGTGGCTGGAAGGCACGATCACAAACCTTAGCAATGACCCTGCTGTTAAGGGATACGTTGTGAATACCCGGGATATAACGGAACGGCAGATTAAACACGAGCAAATTCTGGATTCGCTCAGGGAAAAGGAAACCCTGCTTTCAGAAATCCACCATCGTATTAAGAACAACCTTTCCGTCTTAGTCACCATGCTTCATTTACAAGCTTCTGATGAACAGAATGAAGCTGTTTTAGACCGGTTACTTGACAGCATAGCCAGAATTCATACCATGGCCAGCATTCATGAACAACTTTACCAAACCAAAAACTATGCGGCCTTAGATTTTAGTGAACGCCTTAAGCTTCTGGCTCAAACAATTAAGAAGACATTACAGACAGATGTTGAGGTTGAATTAGTGTTTAATTGTAAACCTCTCACCATCCCCGTTGACTATGCTTTAACTTGTTCGTTAGTTGTTAATGAGGTACTGACCAATGTATTTAAACATGCATTCAGAGGCATGCAGAAGGGCCTTGTGACTTTAGATTTGAACCCTGATTCATGTGGAGATAAAGCTCACCTTAAAATTTCAGATAATGGTGTCGGGTTACCCAGTAATTTCAATCCCAGTGAAAGTGACTCATTAGGACTGTCACTAATCGATATGTTATCTGAACAAATAGCCGAAGACTATTCTTTTAGCTCTTCAGATAAAGGCACCGTTTTTACTCTTACCTTTAGTAAAGAGGTGCTGGAGTCGGCTTAATTATTTTCGCTTAAAGCATTCACTTACAATCTCGGGTTCACCACATTGTTGTAAATAGAACCAAAGCTTAGTTCCAGGCCAAAGCTGAGTTCATAAGAATAGGAGGTTGCCCGTTCTCTCAGGTTCAGCAGCTGCTCCTGCTCGGTGATACCACCGGCAGGGATGGAAAGTTGATTGTTAATCCAGTCATATTCTCCCCTGAAATAGACCGACAAACCACGAAAAATCCTGAAGTCCAGCTGCAGGTCGGTTCCTATCCTGTTTTTGGTAAAGTCATGCAGAAATGCGGAGCCAACAATCCGGGCCTCAAATTCACCCCAGGGTTGCGTAAACCTGATTTGGGAACTTAGCTGCTGCTGTAATAATTTCTCGGAAGTTTTGCCATAAACGGTTTCTTCATTGTATTCATAAAGCCCCACGGTAAATCTATACAGAAAGGTAATTTCCCGCTTAGTGAATTCGCGGTACGGGAATACGCTGTACTCTATCGCCGGACTTCCTTCCAGCAATAAATCATAGTTACTTCTTGTAGAGTGGCGAGCTTCTGATGAAATACCGGCCGACCAATGATCTCCCAGGCTTTTAACTAACAGTGCTTCTGCCGATCTGCTTTCGCGGGTAAACGTGTCGGTTTCGCCATCATCTTCAAAAGTCTGTTTCTCGTAGTACTGCTGCACTTCAAACTCAAACTTCCATTCCGGAGTTACCCTTTCTGCACTTAGCCGACCGTTTAGCGAAAATTCATTTTCAGACTTCTCTCCTTCCAAATCCGTATCGGCATTTATATCAAACACCCAAAAGTTCCAGTCATCTCTTTGCTCTTGTTGTTTCCCTTCGTTTGCCGCGTCAAAATCAATAATTAACCGTTGGGCTACCGGCCTATCTTTTAAGTAAGGAAACAAACCCAGTTTTATGTACTGGTTTAATCCATTTCTCCTTTCATCCTCGGTATCCGATTCCGGAGAATAGAATATCATTACATCGTTTACCCCTGAAAAATCATTTTCTCCAATAAACTCAAGCGTATATTCCTGCCCCTCGCTTCCGGTTTGTTGACGGGTGATCAGCAAATGCACATCCGCATCTTCA is a genomic window containing:
- a CDS encoding DUF481 domain-containing protein, whose translation is MKKKLTYLLLMACFTYPGSATAQDSSSTINVFLDCRRTCDESFVRDEIQFVNYVRTNEDADVHLLITRQQTGSEGQEYTLEFIGENDFSGVNDVMIFYSPESDTEDERRNGLNQYIKLGLFPYLKDRPVAQRLIIDFDAANEGKQQEQRDDWNFWVFDINADTDLEGEKSENEFSLNGRLSAERVTPEWKFEFEVQQYYEKQTFEDDGETDTFTRESRSAEALLVKSLGDHWSAGISSEARHSTRSNYDLLLEGSPAIEYSVFPYREFTKREITFLYRFTVGLYEYNEETVYGKTSEKLLQQQLSSQIRFTQPWGEFEARIVGSAFLHDFTKNRIGTDLQLDFRIFRGLSVYFRGEYDWINNQLSIPAGGITEQEQLLNLRERATSYSYELSFGLELSFGSIYNNVVNPRL
- the dxs gene encoding 1-deoxy-D-xylulose-5-phosphate synthase, with the translated sequence MEQKQPKPGKLLAQINSPSDLKKLEADQLQEVCDELRQYIIDIVSVHGGHFGASLGVVELTTALHYVYDTPKDLLVWDVGHQAYGHKILTGRREQFHTNRVYGGLSGFPKRSESEYDTFGVGHSSTSISAALGMAVARDLDQSDKKVVAVIGDGAMTAGLAFEAMNNAGAMNSDILVILNDNNMSIDPNVGALKEYLADITTSKTFNKMRDEVYDMLGHFKSAGEKMRKVASRLEKAMTAALTPGSLFRSLGFKYYGPVDGHDVDGLRRILEDLKDVKGPKLLHAVTVKGKGFAPAEREQTKWHASSSPFDKITGKSLSAPSKPNPIPKYQDVFGDALVELAEKDERIVSMTPAMPSGSSLWPMMNTFPERAFDVGIAEQHAVTFAAGLAAEGKKAFCAIYSSFLQRGYDQLVHDVAIQNLPVVFCIDRAGLVGADGPTHHGAYDTAYMRAIPNMIISSPLNEQDLRDMMYTASKYDDAAWAIRYPRGRATGMDVRENFEMMDIGKGVELREGEDIAILSFGPIGKYVFEAADQLSKEGIEIGHYDMRFAKPLDTELIDQVCDNYSHIITLEDGSKMGGFGSAVAEYIAEKEERPTLKIMGIPDRIVEHGTQEELHDEIGIGVAGIIENVKQKAKVKV
- the xseB gene encoding exodeoxyribonuclease VII small subunit translates to MAEKERLSFEEALKKLESIVEQLEDEEITLEDSVKLYEEGVQLSKFCTEILEQAELRIEQVNEANTQ
- a CDS encoding sensor histidine kinase, with the protein product MKLIHEITRLNDNELSVSELIRNASHLISKFWPEQAGVLVSLSFDDISHHSGHESSNTEFYTSGYEAGGLPVEISVSAESDRHFSEDDTYFIETACMLVASKIERILSKQRIQEEQELIDKAYQLAHIGTWEYDMINHELHWSDITKQVHGFEADYNPDVESTIQLFKEGYHRETFAKAAYDAIEHEIPFDVELKIISGKGDERWIRATGEPEYADGQCIRFYGISQNVTERRKAEEDLELNERRFKALVQNGMDMIAILDEEGNYTYASPASKNVLNLPPEYFMDKNAFDLIHQDDKDRLYTLFTSLSNNETVQINPFRFLNNEKQWRWLEGTITNLSNDPAVKGYVVNTRDITERQIKHEQILDSLREKETLLSEIHHRIKNNLSVLVTMLHLQASDEQNEAVLDRLLDSIARIHTMASIHEQLYQTKNYAALDFSERLKLLAQTIKKTLQTDVEVELVFNCKPLTIPVDYALTCSLVVNEVLTNVFKHAFRGMQKGLVTLDLNPDSCGDKAHLKISDNGVGLPSNFNPSESDSLGLSLIDMLSEQIAEDYSFSSSDKGTVFTLTFSKEVLESA
- the queA gene encoding tRNA preQ1(34) S-adenosylmethionine ribosyltransferase-isomerase QueA codes for the protein MKFTLSDFDYNLPEELIAQSPAQPRDHARLLVYNRADKTITDDHFYNIGDYLPDDTTMVVNNSKVEKCRLLFDDGKKELFVTSVSNNNTIEAMVRPGKKFKQGKELQLAEGISAKVINIAEDGLRTLVLSCDIDNPKLEPYKHTPFPPYIEQDESLSEEYQTVYAKDLGSKAAPTAGLHFTDELLAKLKDVGIKKTEVTLHVGLGTFAPVKTENLDEHNMHSEWFQLTESTCEELNAARHITAVGTTSIRVLETASNSEREFTPESRETDIFITPGYSFKAVDALITNFHLPKSTLLMLVAAFMGFDEMKRVYEHAISEEYSFYSFGDAMLIL